The following nucleotide sequence is from Natronosalvus caseinilyticus.
ACACGTCCGCCACGTCTGCGGGCGCCTGGCAGATCGGCACGATTCCGATCTTCGCCGCCGCACCGCTCGACGGCGCGCTGTCGGTCCTGGAGGAGGCCGGACTCGAAGCCATCAGGCGGAAGTCGGTCGCGCTCACCGAGTACCTCATCGCGCTCACCGACGAACGCCTGAGCGAGTACGGCGTCGACGTCGGCACCCCTCGCGAGACCGACCGCCGCGGCGGCCACGTCGCCCTCGAGCACGAGCAGGCCTATGCCCTCGGTGCAGCCCTCCGGGAGCGCGGCTACGTCGTCGACGTCCGACCGCCGAACGTGGTTCGAGTGTGCCCTGCACCGCTATATCTGGGCTATCACGACGTCTGGGCCTTCGTGGACGTCGTGGAGACGCTGTTCGACGAGGATTCGCTCGAGGCAGTCAACCCCGATGCCGTGACCTGAGAATCCGGCGGTTCTCGAATGGTCCAGGTCCACCTCGCCTCAGTCGCTGGCCGACCCACCACTTTCGCGAGACCGAAGTCGTCGTTGCTCCTGTAACCGCTGCTCGAGCGTCCACTGGACCTCGAGCGCTCTCTCGGCGTCGATGTCGTGGGCCGTCGCGGACCGTCCGAGGAGGGTCGCCGAACTGGCCGTGTCCGCCGTCACGCTCGCGAGCCGACGCCGGCGCTGGAACACCGTCTGTGCGTACAGGACGGACTGCACCCGGTAGGCGGGGACGATTTTCGTCGAACGTCGCCAGAAGCCAGTTCGCGCGTAAAAGTACGCCTCGTCCACCCGATAGCCACGGTTGCGCCACTTCAGGTGGGCGGCGGGCGGGACGAGGAAGAGCAGTGGCGCGAACGCGTGCCAGTCGCGCACGATTTCGGTTCGAACGGCCAGGACGTAGCCGGCGGCGAGCACCACGGTGATGACCGCGATGTACCGGACGGCGTAGCGTTCGCGGGCCCTGAGCGGCGGTCGCTCGAGCGATGGGAGGTCATTGTCGTGTGAGTCGTCAGCAGGTGCGTCGATTGCGTCGGTGGGAGCGTCGATGGTGTCGGCAGGAGTGGCGACACCGCCGATATCCTCGAAGGCAGGCCCCGTGGAATCAGCCATCTCGGCCCGCTCGGTCGCCCCGGTCGCTTCACCCGTCTCGCTCGTCTCGCTCGGCCCGAACGGCTCGATCGACCTGGCCAGCGCGACGACGCGCCCGAACTCGGCCAGCGGAATCGCCGACTCGGTCCCGCGAGACCCGGACTGTTCGGGACCGTAGCCGGCAGTCTCGACCGCCAGTGAGGCGTACCCGAACCACCGGTAGGGGACGGACTCGGTAATCGTGAGCGTCTGGACCTTCTCGAGCGGGATGGTCCCGCTGTAGCGCTGGAGCAGGCCGCGTTCGTAGTAGAGTTCGTCGCCGACTCGCGTCAGCCGGAAGCCGTAGTAACGCGTCAGCGTGAGGAGCGCACTCAGCACCCAGGCGGCGAGGAGAAAGAGGAATCCCGCCCAGAGGACGGCCACCAGTCCCGTCCCGGGGAGGTCGCTCTCGAGGAGGTCGATTGGGACGAGCGTCGTCGGATCGAACCCGCTCGCGAACGAGAGGATGAGGCCTCCGAGGAGGCTCGCGCCGGGATCGATCGTAAAGACGCTGAGGATGGCGAGTTCCTTGGGTTTGATCCGAAAGAGGGTCCGTTCGGCGTCCTGGTGGCGCTCTCTCGCAAGTCCGTTGGCTGAT
It contains:
- a CDS encoding PH domain-containing protein gives rise to the protein MKRLHPSSVIVRSLSRSLNLGFLFFVVGLVTSPGAAGPNLFVVGVFVLGGILVGVLYELAYYERFRYAVTDDTFDVVSGVVSRRDREVPLHRVQNVDVRQTALHRLFGIAAVHVETAGGSRTEITLRYVDEAEARALTRRLRTGAEAEAEVEGEDGGADYEGPASADTDAGHATRESANGLARERHQDAERTLFRIKPKELAILSVFTIDPGASLLGGLILSFASGFDPTTLVPIDLLESDLPGTGLVAVLWAGFLFLLAAWVLSALLTLTRYYGFRLTRVGDELYYERGLLQRYSGTIPLEKVQTLTITESVPYRWFGYASLAVETAGYGPEQSGSRGTESAIPLAEFGRVVALARSIEPFGPSETSETGEATGATERAEMADSTGPAFEDIGGVATPADTIDAPTDAIDAPADDSHDNDLPSLERPPLRARERYAVRYIAVITVVLAAGYVLAVRTEIVRDWHAFAPLLFLVPPAAHLKWRNRGYRVDEAYFYARTGFWRRSTKIVPAYRVQSVLYAQTVFQRRRRLASVTADTASSATLLGRSATAHDIDAERALEVQWTLEQRLQEQRRLRSRESGGSASD